GGTAGGTGTTTGATACTTAATGGCCATCAAGTAATCATTTTTTTCAGTTTTGTGGATACCCAATTGATTGaagtttctttctttttcttccttttcttttgggAAGAGAAACTCGCAGATCAAAAACCATCATCACATTGTAGTACTGTGTTCTGCGCCGTACAATAATTTGTTGGTTCTTACTTTTGTGTTTATGTGAACGGCGGTTGTTTTTTCTTGGTAGTTTTATAGTCTTTGTGATTCGTTcgacatttttcttttttcctaagTGCTTTGCACGAAGATTGCATTTTCTACTTTCTTCAAAGATTGAAGagtagatttgatttgatttcacTAGCTTTTTTGGGTTTAATCATTGGGTCCGAGTGTTGGATTTTCCTTTCCTTATTTGCAAAAGGACTTAAATGGGGTCATTCTTTTCAATCATGTTTAATGCTGCATACTACTGCTTCTTACTTCATGACCAAAAGAATGAATGCTCGATATTTGAGTAGATTGACCCTGATTTCTCctggattgattttttttttttcgattttGTTTTCTCATTATTTTAACTCGTTATTCACATGATTTGCAATTGCAGGCTTGAAGATCTTATTTTTCATTTCCTTTCAATTTACACTTTGAAATTTACTGAAGTGAGGAGTTCCTTTGGCTGGAGAAACAGTGGATTGTTGTTCAATTGAGCTGGTAGTGTGCATAATAACTTTGATCCGGCTACACCAGTAGCTTTGTTGTTCTTGGCTGGAATCATGGCGACCTTATCCCATTCAGAATCCAGGCGATTGTATTCTTGGTGGTGGGACAGCCACAATAGTCCGAAGAATTCAAAATGGCTTCAGGAAAATCTTACAGGTCTTATTCTTTTCTTAGATCTGACATGTCTCTTGTCTAATGGCCTGATCTTTGAGTGCACTGTACTGTATAAAAAGTAGGAACATGTGATACTAAGGTCGTACAAAGAACTAAGCTTGCAAAGACTTTACtgctgaaattaattaatagttttgTACTATGCCTCAGCTTTACTGCCTTGTATTTAAAACTGATAGGTGAAACACTTCTAAGAAGAATATTTAGCGTGGAAATCATAGTTCATAGAAGCTCGAAGCTTATAGTTGAACATGGGATCAGACATTGAACTTGTGATGGTTAGTAATGTTTGTTAAGGAACAAAATGTACAGTTTAAGCTGACCCTAGGGCTTTAGTGGTATTAGATGAACTTTTTGCTGTATTACCTTATGACCCCTGTATCCTTTTTGAAAGTACttaaaagtgtttttttttttttttttttttgagatctTCCAACCTGATCATTTCAAATGTTGAGTTTTTCTTACGCTGTAGTAATAAGGTTCTTCAATCAATGTCTGGTTTGGAAACTGATTGGAATCAGTCAAACTCAAAACCAAATTAACCAAAACTGGCTTTGAGACTGGAACTGATTTATTTGGTTCTAGGCCAAACTGGAAAAAGTTTCCttttaaagaaattataaaaaaaaggagaaacagTTCAGCCGTTTTATTTGATCAAGTGGAACCAAGGGACCCTATTGTGTGTATGTTCCTGGTCCTCCTGTACCTTGAACAggaacatacatacatatatatatacacacagaCATATATATGTTCCTGGTCCTCCTGATTAGCTCAATAATTTCCTGTACTCAACCTTTCACGTATATCGTGTCTAAAGAAAACCTTTTATCATTCTTCTTACAAAAATAGTTTCTGGTTTGAATCTTATTTGTCTGCATAATGGTCGTGGCTGACAACCATCAGTTGTGCACAAAACCGTTGAACTTTGACCCATATGTAGATTATAACAGCATATGCTGGCTTTCAAACCccattctttttcttctcttcatGCCATATTCATGCAGCAAATCACAGCTAAAAATCTTAGTAATGTTGcgaacaataatttaaatagcaCATGCTTGTGCACAAGATAACTTCTTAATCCAAGTTATTCACATTTGTCATGATTAAGACTGCACTTTTATTCTATGTTCTTCACTTCTAGCCACTGGTTGAGGCCAGCATAAATGACAATTTTTTGCCTAAAATATTTTGGCTTACAGTTCTTCTGCAGAAATCTTTTAGCGGTTTCATATTGAGTGCACTTTCATTTTTCAGTGGAGAAATAGATGTGGATAGTCCAATAGATTATAAGCCTTTCATTCTCCATGCTGAACTAGTAAATGCGTATGCTCTTAATGAAATTGCTATAATTTGTAAGAGGTAGTAAAGCTATGGTACTTGTTCACATCAATATACCTTTTTGCAATGCGTGTGTCATCCTCTTAATGAACATAAATCTGTTTAAACAGGTATGGATGCCAAAGTAAAAGCAATGATCAAGCTCATTGAAGAAGATGCAGATTCATTCGCAAGGAGAGCAGAAATGTACTATAAAAAACGTCCAGAGCTGATGAAATTGGTTGAAGAGTTCTACCGTGCTTACCGTGCACTAGCAGAGAGGTATGGTCATGCAACTATAGAGCTACGCCAAGCCCATCGAACCATGGCAGAAGCATTTCCGAACCAAGTACCTTATGTGCTGGCTGATGACTCACCCTCAAGCTCTTCAGGTCCAGAAGGCGAGCCTCACACACCACGAATGCCACATCCCATTCATGCCTTACTCCACTCAGATGACTTGCACGAGGATGCACTGGGCTCCTTGTCCAATCTGCATGCAAGAAAAAGCAACAATCAACATCCAGAAGAAGGATCAGACTCTGGAACTAGCAAAAGGGGTTTAAAACAGCTCAATGACATGTTTGAATCACAAGTAATGGTTTCAAAAGTTTCAGAAGGAAAGATGAAAATATGCCCAAACATCCAAGAAATGGTGGGGGACCAAACTGAAGTTGAAAACTTGAAGAAAACCCTTGCAGAGATTCAAACTGAAAAGGAAGCTGTTTTTCTTCAGTACCAGCAGAACCTGCAGAAGTTATCTAGCCTGGAAAGAGAACTTGAAGAAGCTGGAGGGCTTGATGAACGAGCAAGCAGAGCTGAAATTGAAGGCAAAATCCTGAAGGAAACCCTCATTAAATTAGAATCTGAGAGGGATATTTGTCTTCTTCAGTATAATAAATGTTTGGAAAGAATATCTAGCCTGGAGAACACAATCTCTCAAGCACAAGAGGATGCAAAGGGACTTAACCAAAGAGCAAGTAAAGCAGAAATAGAAGCTCATAATCTCAAGCAGGAACTTTCTGCACTGGAGGCTGACAAGGAAGTTGTTGTTCTTCAGTACAACCAGTGTCTTGAAATGATATCAGTTTTGGAGAATAAAATCTTGCTTTCAGAGGCAAATGCAAAAATGCTTAATGAACAAATTGAAAGAACAGAAACTGAAGTTAAAGCACTGAAGGAAGCTCTTGCTAGTTTgaacaaagagaaagaagatgCAGAACTTCGGTACGAGCAGTGTTTGGATAGAATAGCTAAAATGGAGGGTGAAATTTCTCATGCCCAAGGAGATGTCAAAAGACTCAACAGTGAAATTCTAATGGGGGCTGCAAAATTGAAAGATGTAGAAGAACAGTATTTTCTGTTAGAGAGATCAAATCAATCTCTCCAGTTGGAGGCAGACAATCTGGCACAGAAGATAGCAACAAATGATCAAGAACTTTTGGAGAAAGAAGATGAATTGGAGAAACTTCAGACTTCACTGCAAAATGAGCACTCACGGTTTGTCCAAATTGAAGCTGCTTTTCAAACTTTGCAGAAGTTGCACTCTCAATCTCAAGAGGAGCAGAGAGTTTTGGCACAAGAGCTTCAGAAGAAACTCCAGTTGTTGAAGGACTTGGAGATAGGCAACATTGAGCTGCAGGAAGATCTCCAGTGGGTTAAGGAAGAGAATCAGAGTCTCAATGAACTGAATAATTCTTCCAGAAGTTCAATAATGAGTttacaaaatgaaattttcagcCTGAAAGAAGTTAAAGAAAAACTTGAACAGGATCTTTCCGTGCAAGTGGCCCAAAGTAATTCTCTGCAGCAAGAGATCCAACATTTGAAGGAGGATATTAAGTGCTTGAATAGGAGATATCAGGATTTAATAGAGCAATTGTGCTCTGTAGGTTTGGATCCTAAGAGCCTGAATTCAGAGGTCAAGGACTTGCAAGACGAGAACTTGAAGCTAAAAGAAGTTTGTGAAAAGGACAGAGATGAAAAAGAAGCTCTCTATGAGAAGTTGAGAGACATGAGTGAGCTTCTGGAGAGAAATGTGGCTTTGGAGGGATCTCTATCAGAATTGAATAGCAAGTTGCAGGGATCAATGGAGAGGGTTAAAGAATTGCAGGAGTCCTGCCAGTTTCTTCAAGGAGAAAAATCTGGAATTGTTGCTGAAAAAGCCATCCTGCTTTCTCAGTTACAAACTATGACTGAGAATATGCAAAAGCTCTTAGACAGAGATGCCATGCTGGGGGATTCACTTGCTCATGCAAATATTGAAGTTGAAGGTTTAAGGGCAaaatcaaaaggtttggaaGAATTCTGTCTGATGCTCAAAGATGAGAAATCCAATCTTCAAAATGAAAGAAGCACGCTCACGAGTCAGCTAGAAAATGTTGAACAGAGACTGGGAAACCTAGAAAGGAGATTTACAAGACTAGAAGAAAAATGTACTGATCTGGAGATGGAGAAAAAATCAACAATCCATGAAGTAAGAGAATTGCAGAGTTACTTTGGCATAGAAAAACAAGAGCGTGTATGTTATATACAGTCTAGTGAGTCCCGATTGGCAGATCTGGAGAATCAGGTCCTTCTCCTGAAAGAAGAAAGTAAATTGAGTAAGAAAGAATATGAAGAAGAACTAGACAAAGTTGCAAATTCTCAAGTTGAGATCTTCATCTTGCAGAAGTTTATACAAGATTTGGAAGAGAAGAATTTATCTTTGTTTATTGAATGCAAGAAACATGTTGAGGCATCCAAATTCTCGAATAAACTGATATCAGAGTTAGAGACTGAGAATCTTGAGCAGCAAGTGGAAGTAGAATTCTTATTGGATGAAATTGAAAAGCTTAGAATGAGAGTTCATCAAGTGTTCAGAGCTGTTCAGTTTGATCCAGTCAATGAGCATGAGGATGGGATTGAAGAAGGGCAGATTCCTCTTCTCCTTATTTTGAATCACATCGAGGGCTTAAAAGGTTCTCTTCTGAGAAATGAGGATGAGAAGCAACAACTGGTGGTTGAGAACTTGGTGCTCTTAACTTTACTTGGAGAACTAAGATCAGAGGGTGCTGAAATTGAGTCAGAGAAAGAGATCTTTAAGCAGGAGTTTGACATTATGGCGGAGCACTGTACTGTGCTGCAAAACGATAAGCATGAACTTCTGGAGATGAACAGGCAACTGAAATTGGAAGCAAGTAATGGAGAGCAGCAGGAGGAGGTATTAAAGGCTGAACTGGAAATTCAATATGCAAATCTTGCAAATTTGCAGGGTTCTTACCGGGCATTGCAAGAAGAGAACTTCAAGGCACTTCGAGAAAACAGAGGTTTACTTGAGAAATTTTCAGATCTGGAAAAGGAAATGTGCATACTGGAAGAGGAAAACAGTGAATGTCTCCAGGAAGTACTAGCTCTCAGTAGCGTATCATCAGTTTTCAAATGCTTTGGGACTGAGAAAGTGGAGGAACTTGAGGCACTTTCTAAAGATCTTAGCTGTCTTCATGTGCTGAACAATGATCTCAAGGAGAAGGTTGAGGTGTTGGGGCAGGAGctggaaataaaagaaaaagaaagtctaCGTCTTAGTCAAACAATTGAGGGGTTGCACCAGGAGCTGCAAGAAGGCAAAGATTTAACTGATCAATTGaactttcaaattttaattgggCAGGATTTTCTTAGACAGAAAGCTGCCGACCTTTTACAAGTGGAACAGAAGCTTAAGACAGCACATGACTTGAATGCAGAATTGAGCATAACTGTTGAGGAACTGAAAAGGGAGTGTGAAGAATCAAAAATGGCTAGGGAGAATATAGAGAAGCAGATCCTTGAGCTGTCCAAAGGTAGCATAAGTCAGACAAAAGAAATTGAATATCTTAAACAAGCAAATGAAAATCTCGAGTCAGAAGTGAGTTCATTATGCAAGGCAGTCGAAGAACGAAGGATTAAAGAAGAGAACTTGAGTTTGGAGTTGCAAGAGATAAGTTATGAGTTTGAACTCTTTGAGGCTGAGGCATCATCATTCTATTTTGATCTTCAAACATCCTCTGTCTGTGAGGTCTTGCTTGTAAATAAAGTTCATGAACTGACTGCAGTTTGTGAGAGTCTTGAAAATGAAAATGCCCACAAGGACTTCAAAATTGAACAGATGAAGGAAAGATTTGGCTTCCTGGAAATTGAAATTGGAGATATGAAGGCTCAATTGTCTGCATATGCTCCAGTCATAGCTTCTATAACAAATAATGTGGAATCTCTGGAGCACAATCTTTGCACAAGGTCTTTTGCAGCTTGCAATCAAGGAGAGATGGTAAAGTTTTTTCCCTACACAAGATTAACTTCAAAGCAATTTAGAATATTAGAGTGCTACTTATAGAAACTTGATTGTCAAACGGGACAGATTTAAGATTTAAATTCTAATAGGAATTATGGTTGCTTTACTAGTATTATATAAGTTCAAAATGCCCCTTGTAAATGTGAAGATTTTAATAGGTTAATTCTCTTGTTCTTTGAAAATTTTCACTATGGCAGAGATATGTGTATGTCAGAACTCCAAGCAAGTTTTCTCCTAGTGTTGTTCCATTCAACTATTTTGTACAGATAGTGTGCATATTAATTTGATATCTTTTTCTTGTGTCATCAGAGCGTGGAAGTGGCTATTCAACCGCAGGAAATGCACCAACAAGAACAAACATGTGATGAAACAATGCCAGATGGAATTTCGGATCTGCTCAAGATACAAAATAGAATTAAAGCAGTTGAGAATGCTGTGATTAAAGAAATGGATAGGCTTGTAACCCGGGAAAGAGAAAACGCTAATGTCAATCTAGAATCTTCAATGAAAGGGGCTGAACAGTTGGAATTTAGAGGACAGAAGGAAAAGGTGGAACTTGGAACTGAACCCAGTAAAGCTGAAAGTTCCGAGGGGAAGATTGGGATTTTGATGAAAGACATTCCACTTGATCAGGTTTCAAATTGTCCAATGTATAGAAGTAAAATGGAAAACTCCGAGGCTGAAAATCAAATGCTTAAGCTATGGGAATCTGCTGAGCAAGAGAGTAACCTTGATCCAGTGGCTAGTGTATCACAAAGGCAGGTAGCTGCACAGTTGGAGATCGTCAATCCGCCTCATCAGTTCAATCATGCAGGACAGAAGAGTCGGAATCCCTCTTTAGAGTTACAGGTCGAGAGGGAAGTGGGTATCGATAAACTAGAGGTGTCTACAAGCATCAATAAAGGAGGAGGGAGCAGAAGAAAGATATTTGAGCAACTTGCTTCTGATACCCAGAAATTATTGTCTCTTCAAACAAGTGTGACAGACTTGAAGAAGAAACTGGAGATGACGAAGAGGAGCAAGAAAGGCAATGACTTTGAATTTGAAAGAGTGAAAAGACAGTTAAAAGAAGTTGAGGAGGCTGTGATGCTGCTGGTTGATGTTAATGATCTATTGACAAAAGATATTGAAAAGAGCCCCTCATCTTCAGAGGGAAACACTTCAATAGCATCAGAAGGGACTGGTAATGTCCACAGAAATAGTCTGACAGAACAAGCAAGGAAAAGATATGAGCAGATTGGACGTCTGCAGTTTGAGGTACAGAGCATCCATTACAGTCTGCTGAAACTGGAGGATGAAAAGCAAAGCAAAGGTAAAGGCAGGTTTTCTGGAAGTAGAACAGGCATCTTCTTGAGGAACTTCATCTACAGTGGTGGCAGGAGAAGTATCAAGAAACGGAAGAAGGCGGCATGTTTCTGTGGTTACGCAAGACCTTCAACCCATGAAGATTGAGGCAACCACTCAAGGAGTTGATTGATATTGTTAGCTAAAATATATTCCtaatttttataacatttcTTGGAATAGTTAGTTTGATGTCTTTTTAGCCTAGCCTAGCCTAGGGGAACATTTAAGAACTTGCCTAATCTAGTTAGTTTGATGTCCTTTTATGTTTGTTTCTCTCAAcatttttaatgttattatttCAGCTATAGCAATCCAGTATATAATTCTTACACATCTAGTCCAGAATGCCTGTAAGCTGCAGCTGCCAACCAATTGAAGTGGAAAAGCACTTCTCATCTTGAGAGCCGAAATGATTACGAGGGAAAAATGCTTATATAACAGTTTCAGATTCATATGgttttatgttttgcagatcatgAACTTTTTCaattgctttttcttttccccTAGTTTGACATGATTTAGTTTATAAGGACagtaaaatcatgcaaaaattttattttatttttaataataatttttaaattaaaagaaaattacattCCTTTATTCCAAGAAAAGATTATTAAAGTTTAGACGTGAAAGAACAAGACCCTTTTGCAAAGTAATCAATAATACCTCCAGATACTGTAGCAAGACTGGCTACTCACAGTGAACCGATAGCTGTTAGTTACATATATTGTCAAAGCTCCAGGGGTCTGGGGATGGCTACTTTGCATCAAGCACATCCCTCCCAAGCACCAAGGTGCACTGCTCAATGAATTAGAAGTTAAATCAGGAAGATTAAAAAAACACTAATTTGTGAACCGCCAAAATTTAGATTGGGTAAAAGCTCCAGGGGGGGAAAAGCATCCACATTAGCTATCtcaagataaatttaaaaaggaaaaaaaaaactgtagGGGGGAAAAATTACAACATGCTATACAATGACTTGATGTGCTTGGACATTATGAGTGAGATGGCACATTATTGTACAAGGAGAGCTGAACTGACACACTACTACATCTCAACACGACAAGGGTTTAAAGAATTTCATCTGATCTTTATGGGAAAGATTTCATTTCAATGCTGGGGAGTGAGAGAAGGAAATGAAGGTATTGATTGCAATATCAACTTCCGGCCATTCCTCCGACCAGGTGATGATCCTAAAATACTGTGAGGAGGAGAAACCCTCTTGCTGTTGGGAGAAGTCTTGATGCCAGTGCTTGGAGAGCAGTTGCCTCTGAGGATCTCAGGCATATCATCATCACCAGGGGTTTGTAGTTCAGTGTCAGACTTTGGCTGAGGTCTGAGAATATTGGGTTTACCATATTTTTGGCCAGTACAGAATCCAGAAGATGATCCAATACTGAGAAAAGATCTTGGTGGCTTGCTCTTTGATGAAAATGGCAGCTGAAGCAATTGTCTGGCATTCAAAAATACCATTAAGGATCTAACAAGAATGTAGTAGTACACTGTACAAGGCAATACACAGATCAGAAATAAAAACCTGCAAAGTGCTAATGGAGTCATTGGAAGAGCAGAATTTGGATTTTGCTCTTTATTATTCTGGATTTCATTTTTCTGCGAAATTCTGTCAACCCTGCTATTTTCACCTCCTACTGCTTCATCTTCTGGTTCAGCTTCTGTTTCTGTAGGAGCAGATCCTGAAATCAAAAAAGTACAAAGTGCTCAAAAAATCTGCTTGAAATTATATCAGCATCAAGACATTAACAACTACATTATTTTAGATCAGGAAACTGATAGAAGTAAAATTACTGATGGTTCCAAGTGGAAATGACTTCTAAAGCAATCATGAAAAAACTCACCGTCCTTTCTACCAAATGCATTCTTACACCCTTCACATCTGCAATTAATAGAGCATCCTACGCCACCCTTCACAAGAAAACCATGATAATGAATCAGTCTTTATGAAGAATGAAAAGCAGAGAGTACTCCAAAGAAAAAAACCTGAAAGCATTCACAGTATTTCTTCAGGCAACTAGATTTCTTGCAGTTGCATCCTCTTTTATGTCTAGCTGAAGCAGGAGTTTTGCTGGATTCATCCTAGTTTACAGAAGCACACAAATTAAGGAAGAAGTTTAACACAGATGAAGGAAACAGGCAAGATACTCTTAAATTCTAACCCCAATTTCGATTGCAGTTTCAGAGCTCCTAATCACTTTGGGAGCAAATGCAAGTGGGTTGCGAGATTCAATTTGTTTGCGAGTTGCAAGAACAGTATCTTCATGCATAGGCTTGTTGAAGCATTCTTGACATGAACATGGTTCTATGCAGTAGACACCAGCAGCAAAACATTCACAGTAACTGTTACGGAAAGCGGGTAGCGTTCAAAATATGGACATTATCTAGAGTATGCAATTTCTTTTCTGGCAGAGCATTTGTAAAGCCGACAGCAGAGCAGCCAAAGAACAGATAGTGTACAGTTACTTCTTTTGAAATAAGAATGCTAGCTTAACTACCTGATATGAGTTTCATGCCCTATTTGCAGAAAAAACCTAGCTAAGTGTAAAGCTTGTTGTTAGAAAAGATTCAGCCACTGGAATCTAATATAAAGAATAGcaaatgtatgttatgctaatTAGCTGAAAACTGCATCGCATGGCTACTGGCAATCAGCCTCCCAGGTTCACGAAATATATAATTCCTTGTCAATTTTAAACTTCTAAAGAATATAACTTACAGTTTCAGACACTTAGACTTTTTACAGTTACAGCGCTTGCAGGCTTCACTTTCTCCATCCAACTTACGCCTGAAAAtaaagttcaaaatcatattcaagaGTGAGAAatggaataataataataaagtaaaaacaCTTGAGTGATTAAGAATATGTGTTGATAATCATATGAGATTCTTTTTTAAGAAGCATACCTCTTCTTTTTGGGGCTATTATGATTGAATTCTTCAGTAACTAAACAAGCAGATGCCTGGGGAACATCTTCCAGAAGTGGAACAGCATTTTCAATTGGACCCATATCTATATCAGTAGCAGCTAAAGACAATGATTCATCAAGTTCTTGACCCGTATTTGGGGAGTGAAACGAAGCAGCAGTGCTCGTTACATTTATTACAGAAGATGAAGCTTCATGCTTCACACTTTTGCTATCCTTAGAAGTCATTGCCAGAGCATTTAAGTGCAAACCAATTCCAGGTAAAACACACCTTGAAGAATCACCGCCAGGCCTAAAAGGAACTAATTGTTTATCTTTAGAGGCAAGCTTCTCATCAGCTTGCCCTCCTACAAAAGTACTTGAATTTGAATTACCACCTAATTTCTTCCTACGAGCTCCTACTGTCTCAAAATCTAGACAACGCCTTCGCATGCCACAATGCAAAATAGAAACAGCCTATAAATAGACACAGAAAGAATGTTATCAGACCATCCAAAGAAAGAGTTGATGGTATATTAAGAATGGGAAGAAAAACATAACAATTCTGCACAgcacaaaaataacaaaaacatCAATAAGTATCAGAAGGTCACTGGGAAACCGATAGAGTTTTGAGGAAGTAGGAAACAAAATTCAACGAAATTTGTGGCATGGCATGTGAATCATGCAGCTACCCTATACAAATATCAAATCCTGGTAGAATTTCATTTTAATATGGATAATTAACTATGCTCACCGTAAGACAAACATCTCTTATGGTTGCCAATGCTATTAGTCACTATTTTACAGTTTATTTGTAAACGTACATAATTACTGAGTTATATTTATAGAATAAGCTGTTTGGCCGAGATCAATTTACTGAATTAATATTTTAGCCTAACTTGATAGAGTTGGAAGGATACACCTTGGTACAACTAAAACTAACATATGGTGTTCCCAACATTCCCTAACAGTTCCTGCAATAAGAAGAGAACCTGACTGACAATCCATGATTAATGTGCAATAAATAAATGACTAGTTTATACGTGCCCATTTCTAGCAAAATTTGGAGCTAAGGCTTCCCCTCGAAAAAGTGCACttaaaaatcaatattttaCTTTACCTGACAGGCGCATTACAGTAATAGTTGGTGAAATGTACTTCTGATCATACTAAAATTTGAAAACTAATCCAAAATTTGGGCCATATCCATGAATTTCACAATTAAAACAAGCTGAAATTTTTACCTTAGAAACAACTCGAGATGACATTCCCACATCATTTTCCACTTCGTCACTTGGATTACTAGTCATGCACTTATTTGGATTGTTATTTGCAGCAAGGTTGTCCTGTATCTGGTTTATTTCCTTTGGCACAATAGTTTCTCCAGGTTGAGTTGAAGGATATTCTATCTCTTGTTGATCTCCAGAATCAACAGGATCTATTTGCACTTTATGCACATCATCAAGAGAAGTAGAAAAACTTGCACCAAGATCCACTGATTTCTGCATTAGCCCCTTAAAGACATTGGTGCCAATTGGAGAACTAAAAATCAATAGGTCAGTAGCATCTGATGTCAAACTCTCCCAGTCACAATCTGaagcttcttttttcttctcagAGTGGTATATCTCCTGTGGATGCACATTACATTCAGGTGAAGATTTTTGTGAGACGCCAGCCAATTCTGATATACAATCGATTTGAGGACTACAACGAGGTGTTGCATCACATTCTGGGCTACCACAATCATATTTTAACCTCTGTGGCAGCTCAATTGCAAATTTCAAATGTTCACTAGGAGGTTCCACAGAAACTTCTCCAATAGACACCGCAGGATCAAAATTTTCCTGTAGCTCAGATGAGTTATCATACAGCTGGGCCGCATCCAAACCACTCCCTGCATCACTGCAGACTTTATTCCCATGTTCAGATGAGAACTCAGACTTTGACGGATCTGAGCAGTTATGcctgaaaaataaaatagttcaGTTTTTGGAGTAGTTTACAGTACATATGAATAATCAACAAGGAAAGTTGATTTACCTTCTTAGGAACCTAGATTCCTTGTTAGAACTAACATGCGGAGAAGTGAAAATTGACGGAACAGATGGGAAATTAAGTGATTGGAATGTCTGAGTAATGTGTATGGACTTCACTGGCTTGATAGGAGAAAGACTATTGATATAGTTGAAGACAGGGGAATCCTGCACCCAGTAATAGAGCTTCTTCTAAGATGATGGAACAAAGAAGCAAACGGATGAAGGAGAAATACAATCTCAATTATTGTACCTGAGCTAAAATTAACACAATTTCACTTgacttaataatataaagactGTTTATATTCTCAAGCATTAACTTCAGTTACCTACACTAAACCGATTGATCTAAATCAAAGGCTACTGAGAAAAACTAAACAGAAAAAGGGTACTGAAAAATAGAAAGGATTATGGggaggaaaagaaaagcaaTATTTTTAACCCAAATGCAGATAAGATGAACTTTAAGCACTATAAATAAACTTCAAGTTAATTGCAAAATCTAGGGGCATAAGTTTTAcggaaaaatatataaattttaagtttcaaAACTAAGCAGTAAGCATCAGTTAGACAAGCAATAAACATTCAACAGCCCCTTAGAACAGAAAGAAGACCATTGattagaaaactgaaaaagataAAATACAAGGTACCATGCTGTAACCTTAGATTCCGGGGGGAAAATTACTGGTGAATCAAATTTAAccccaaaagaaaaaaaggaagatAATATAGGAATCTTTATGCATTGAAACCACGAGACCAACTAGATGCGAGTAAG
The genomic region above belongs to Manihot esculenta cultivar AM560-2 chromosome 3, M.esculenta_v8, whole genome shotgun sequence and contains:
- the LOC110611233 gene encoding protein NETWORKED 1A is translated as MATLSHSESRRLYSWWWDSHNSPKNSKWLQENLTGMDAKVKAMIKLIEEDADSFARRAEMYYKKRPELMKLVEEFYRAYRALAERYGHATIELRQAHRTMAEAFPNQVPYVLADDSPSSSSGPEGEPHTPRMPHPIHALLHSDDLHEDALGSLSNLHARKSNNQHPEEGSDSGTSKRGLKQLNDMFESQVMVSKVSEGKMKICPNIQEMVGDQTEVENLKKTLAEIQTEKEAVFLQYQQNLQKLSSLERELEEAGGLDERASRAEIEGKILKETLIKLESERDICLLQYNKCLERISSLENTISQAQEDAKGLNQRASKAEIEAHNLKQELSALEADKEVVVLQYNQCLEMISVLENKILLSEANAKMLNEQIERTETEVKALKEALASLNKEKEDAELRYEQCLDRIAKMEGEISHAQGDVKRLNSEILMGAAKLKDVEEQYFLLERSNQSLQLEADNLAQKIATNDQELLEKEDELEKLQTSLQNEHSRFVQIEAAFQTLQKLHSQSQEEQRVLAQELQKKLQLLKDLEIGNIELQEDLQWVKEENQSLNELNNSSRSSIMSLQNEIFSLKEVKEKLEQDLSVQVAQSNSLQQEIQHLKEDIKCLNRRYQDLIEQLCSVGLDPKSLNSEVKDLQDENLKLKEVCEKDRDEKEALYEKLRDMSELLERNVALEGSLSELNSKLQGSMERVKELQESCQFLQGEKSGIVAEKAILLSQLQTMTENMQKLLDRDAMLGDSLAHANIEVEGLRAKSKGLEEFCLMLKDEKSNLQNERSTLTSQLENVEQRLGNLERRFTRLEEKCTDLEMEKKSTIHEVRELQSYFGIEKQERVCYIQSSESRLADLENQVLLLKEESKLSKKEYEEELDKVANSQVEIFILQKFIQDLEEKNLSLFIECKKHVEASKFSNKLISELETENLEQQVEVEFLLDEIEKLRMRVHQVFRAVQFDPVNEHEDGIEEGQIPLLLILNHIEGLKGSLLRNEDEKQQLVVENLVLLTLLGELRSEGAEIESEKEIFKQEFDIMAEHCTVLQNDKHELLEMNRQLKLEASNGEQQEEVLKAELEIQYANLANLQGSYRALQEENFKALRENRGLLEKFSDLEKEMCILEEENSECLQEVLALSSVSSVFKCFGTEKVEELEALSKDLSCLHVLNNDLKEKVEVLGQELEIKEKESLRLSQTIEGLHQELQEGKDLTDQLNFQILIGQDFLRQKAADLLQVEQKLKTAHDLNAELSITVEELKRECEESKMARENIEKQILELSKGSISQTKEIEYLKQANENLESEVSSLCKAVEERRIKEENLSLELQEISYEFELFEAEASSFYFDLQTSSVCEVLLVNKVHELTAVCESLENENAHKDFKIEQMKERFGFLEIEIGDMKAQLSAYAPVIASITNNVESLEHNLCTRSFAACNQGEMSVEVAIQPQEMHQQEQTCDETMPDGISDLLKIQNRIKAVENAVIKEMDRLVTRERENANVNLESSMKGAEQLEFRGQKEKVELGTEPSKAESSEGKIGILMKDIPLDQVSNCPMYRSKMENSEAENQMLKLWESAEQESNLDPVASVSQRQVAAQLEIVNPPHQFNHAGQKSRNPSLELQVEREVGIDKLEVSTSINKGGGSRRKIFEQLASDTQKLLSLQTSVTDLKKKLEMTKRSKKGNDFEFERVKRQLKEVEEAVMLLVDVNDLLTKDIEKSPSSSEGNTSIASEGTGNVHRNSLTEQARKRYEQIGRLQFEVQSIHYSLLKLEDEKQSKGKGRFSGSRTGIFLRNFIYSGGRRSIKKRKKAACFCGYARPSTHED